The window TTCAAGGGTCAGATTTGACACCTCATTAAGAGCCGAATGATAGCTTTGATTAGCAAGCCCCCAAACAGCTAAGTCAATATCAGAATGATCGCGAATCGGGCACGGTTTTAAGAGTGAGCCAAACAAGACAACTTTTTCTACTGCATATTTATTAACCAGCAATTTAGCGGCTTGTTGAGCAATTTGCAAGCCTTGTTTTCGGCGTTGCTTCTGTCTGCTTTCTTGGTTAAAAATAGTCATCTGTTTTAGCCTTTTACTGCAAGATCAGAAGGATTCAACCGTCTGGCGCCATTGGAAAGAACAAAAATGGTTGAGGAGTCAAAGAAGTTACTTTAAGTCCATCGGGGATGATGATGGCAGTCATGGGATTTAGCCCCTTCGTTGTTCTGATTAATTACTTATTTTCTAATGTAAACAATTCCTTTTTGTGGACAAAGCGTATGATCGCGCTTATCAAAAGATTATAAACTTAAGATGAAATTAGGAGCCGATTGCTGAAGGTGAAGCGAATTTAATCGCACTTTACTTTAATATAGTTTGATAAATCCTCATCATTTGCTGATAGTTAACTTCAGGTGTATAGTTTTCTTGATAAACCTGACGCACTTTGTTTCCCATCTTTTCTATTTCTAGGGGATGATTTCCACTACATCTCAGAGAGTCAACCCACTGTTCAACTGAATGATGAGTAATTAGGGCTTGCTGAAAAAGTCTCGATCGATGCTAAAAGTCCATTTGCAGTTTATAGCGTTGGGTTTCCATGGGAACACCATCATCACAGGGGAGTTCGTTTTGGGTGGTTAGGGTTAGGGGAGTGGTGGTCATGATCGGCTTTGGGAACAGGCTTTAGTTTTATTTTATTGAGAGAGGGTGCGCGATCGCGATACAAACTAACCGTACTAAATGCAGTAAAGTAAATAAGGCTTAGCTTAAAAAGTTATCCAGCTTGACATCAGCAATAACAGTTTCTCTAAAGCTCTAAAGTAGCACTATTTAGACTTTGCAGATTGAAGAGCATAGTGATAAATTTCCATTAATTGGTGGTAGTTTTGATCAGCAGTATAGTAAGACTCATATTCTAAACGAGCTTCTAATCTCATTTTTTGCCAGTCTCTAGGATGATTTAGCATCCAGTTAACTTGTTGCACTAATTCATCTGCATTACCTGCGGTAAAGTGAAGTCCTGTGCGCTGATGTTCAATTAATGTTTCCATTGAGCCTAATTTAGATGCAATGACAGGTGTTCCTTTTGCAAAGGCTTCAATAATTACCCTTGGCATTCCTTCATACCATAGAGAAGGAAAAACTAATGCTTTTGCCTGACCCATGAGTTGATAAATCACTTCAATAGGTTGTCGCCCCATATATTCCACGCTAGGAATTGTTTGAGTTGTATTTCTAACTAACTCAACTAAAGAGCCATCCCCAACAATTTTAAGGGGTAAGTGATAACCTAAATCTTGCCAGGCTTGTAAGAGAGTTTCAATTCCTTTCTCTTCTGATAAGCGACCAACGAATAAAGCAAAATTGCCTTCTCCTTGTCCTAGTCCTGGATCAGGGTCAACAAAATTAGGTTTGACTATAATTTTATTTTTAGGTAAACCTCCTTCAATAAACTTATTTTTAGCAAACTCGGTTAGTGTAATGAATATATCAACCTGATTCTGATAAGTTCTAAGAAGGTGATGAGTTGATAGCATCATAGCAACAACAGTTGAGCCAGCTTTACTATTTTTATAGCAACTGTGAATAATACCTAGAAGAGGAACTGGTTTATTTAGACAGTCTTCGCATACTCGGTTTTCTCTGAAAAAATAGGCATTTAAGCAAAATAAACGATAGTTTCGTAAAGTTTGAATGACAGGTATTTCTTCTGCTTTCGCTGCATAATAAGCAGATGGCGAGATTAAGGGGAAAGTATTTTCACAGTTTAAAATATCGTATTGATAATTTCTAATTAGTTCACGAATTTGGTTATAGCTTTGCTGAGACCATAGCGTTTTTACTGCTGTTTTTATTAAACCTAAAGATTTTATATTTTCGTTATTTTCTGTGTATAGATTAACTTGATGACCATATTTCTTTAATAGTTGCATTTCAGCGTGGTTAGATTGATCTTCTCCCCCACCAATGAGATAAAAGTTATGAGCTTTGAGTATTTTCAAGTTGAGTCACTCCAAGTAGAATTTCTTATATGATGTATAACCAAGGTGATTACCTACTCTGCCCACAGGTGAATGAGCAATTTTCCTAATCTGTTGTGTCGTTAATTTCTGTAATCCTTTTAAAGTTTGAATTTCATAAAGAGATTGAATTTTTTGGCTATCAGTTAGTTTTTGATTAATTTTCTGGCGTTTGAACAAATCATTGGTATATTTTGCTGCAACTCTTTGTATTTTTTCTTTATATATTTCTTGTTCTCCAAATTCTAAAATCTGTGTTAGTATTTGTGAAGTATCTAATAACAGATCTTCATATCGAATTATTAGAAATTTAGACTCTGGTAAACCTGAATTGAGATAGGAGAGCACATGACTATCCCATCTTCCATAAACTCCACCTGAGTTAATTTCTTTATCAATAAAATTATCTAAGCTGATTTGATTTTTTTTTATTTCTGTTTCTCTTCTCCAAAAGCTGTATAAGGTCGCAAAAGGATCTCGGAGTAGGTAAACTACCTTTCTGCACTGAGGTGAATAAGAAAAGTGAGTTTTAACATATAACGTTTTAGATCGTAATAGATTTAGAAACTCAAATTGACGATGAATATCTGGTATATATCTTCTAAGAAGTTGAGGGAAGCGTTCTTCTTGACCAATAAGAACATCGTATAACATACATCTGAGCCAAGTATTTTCTGAT of the Cyanobacteria bacterium GSL.Bin1 genome contains:
- a CDS encoding glycosyltransferase, translated to MKILKAHNFYLIGGGEDQSNHAEMQLLKKYGHQVNLYTENNENIKSLGLIKTAVKTLWSQQSYNQIRELIRNYQYDILNCENTFPLISPSAYYAAKAEEIPVIQTLRNYRLFCLNAYFFRENRVCEDCLNKPVPLLGIIHSCYKNSKAGSTVVAMMLSTHHLLRTYQNQVDIFITLTEFAKNKFIEGGLPKNKIIVKPNFVDPDPGLGQGEGNFALFVGRLSEEKGIETLLQAWQDLGYHLPLKIVGDGSLVELVRNTTQTIPSVEYMGRQPIEVIYQLMGQAKALVFPSLWYEGMPRVIIEAFAKGTPVIASKLGSMETLIEHQRTGLHFTAGNADELVQQVNWMLNHPRDWQKMRLEARLEYESYYTADQNYHQLMEIYHYALQSAKSK